The Thermoleophilaceae bacterium DNA segment GTCGAACACCACGTCCCAGTCCGCGCGGTACAGGCCGACGTCGAGCACGTAGGAGCCCGGGGCGAGGTCGAGCCGGTCGAGGGCGAGGGTGACCGTTCCCCGCTCGAGCCGGCCGACGGCGACGCCCTCGTCACGCGTGTTCGCCTCAACGCACAGCGGCCCGTCGGGCGCGCGATGCACGGCCACCGCGACGATCGGGTCGAGCAGCGGTCCGCGCGCGCTGCGCACGTCGATCGCCACGGTCAGGGAAGCGCCGGCCTCGACCGCGCCCGGCAGGCGGACGCCCTCGATCGTGGCCTCCTGGGTGCCCACCCGGTTGCGGCGCAGCTCCAGCGGCCCGCCGTGACCGCCGTCGGGCGGCGTGCGCTCGATCGTGTCCTGACGCGCCGCCTCCTCGTATGCAGCGACGACCGACGCGGCGTCGCCCCGAGCCCGGACCGCGCCCGCGTCGAGCCAGAGCGCCTGGTCGCACTCGCGCTCGACCAGCCGGAGGTCGTGCGAGGCGAGCACGAGCGCGGCACCGTCCTCGCGCATCGCCCGGATGCGGTCCGCGCACTTGGCCTGGAAGGCCAGATCGCCGACCGCCATCACCTCGTCCACGAGCAGCGCCTCGGGGCGAAGCTGCGCGATCACGCCGAACGCCAGCCGCAGCTTCATCCCCTCGCTGTAGGTCCGGACGGGCGCGTCGGCGAACTCCTGCAGCTCGGCGAACTCGAGCGCCGGCGACACCAGCGTGCGCGCCTCCGCCCGCGACCAGCCCGCGACGATCGCGGCGGTCAGGGCATTCTCGCGGCCGCTGAGCGTCAGGTCCAGCGTGTCGCCGAGCGTGAGCACGGACGCCACGCCCGGCGGCGTGCTCACGCTTCCGCGCGTGGGCCGGCCGAGCCCTGACGCGAGCCGCAGGAGCGTGGACTTGCCGGCGCCGTTGCGCCCGATCAGGCCCAGGCTTTGCCCCGCGCCCACCTCCGCCGACACGTCGCGAAGCACCCAGCGCTGCTCGCCGCGCCGCACCAGCAGGGGCGCGCGGCGAGCCGCCACGGCACGCACCGTCCGCCCGCCCGCCGGCCAGCGCGGGTAGGCCTTCCACACGCCCTCGAGCCGGATCACAGCTCGTCCACGAACCCGCCGCGGAGGCGCTGGAACACGAGCAGGCCCGCCGCGGCCACCGCGGCGCTCGCAGCGGTGACGATGAGCAGTGGCACTGCGTCCGGCAGGCGCTGCTCGATCAGCACGGCCCGGTAGGCCTCGAGGATGGTCGTGAGCGGGTTCAGCCGCAGCGCCCACTCGTAGTCATCCGGAATCCGGCTCAGGTCGTAGAACACCGGTGTGAGATAGAAGAGGAGGAGGAGCCCCACGCCCACGAGCTGCCGGACATCGCGCAGGTACACCGACGTGGCCGCGGCCAGCCACGCGATGCCGCAGGACAGAACGAGCTGGACGGCCGCGATCACCGGGAGGAACAGCGCCGACGCGTGCAACTCGCCGCCGGCCGCCACGAGCACCAGCAGCACGGGCAACGCGATCAGCGCGTCGACCAGCGCGACGACCACCGGCACCACCGGAAGCACCGCGGCGGGGCATTGCGGCCTGAAGACGAGATGGCGCTGCGCCACCACGGCGTCGGCGCCCTCGGAGACCGCGGCCGCGAACCAGCCCCAGGCGACGATGCCCGTGAAGAGAAAGGCGGCGTAGCTCTCGATGCCGAGGTCCACGATCGAGGTGAACACGACGTACAGGACCCCGAGCTGGGCGAGCTGGCGCGCCAGCGGCCAGGCCCATCCGAGCAGCGTGAACCTGTGGCGCGCCGCGATCTCCCGTGCGGCGAGGTGGAGCACGAGCTCGCGAGCCCGGCGCAGGTCCCCGCCCCCCAGGCGTCCACCGATCGTGAGACCCGGGTCGGCACGGTGCACGGCGAGAGCGTAGACCGAAACGGCCGTCCCGCCCGTTATCAGCTTCCGGAGATGGAGGATCATGCCCCAGGTCGCTTCCGCCGCATCCAGACGTTGATCGTCGAGGCATCCGGCCCGCCGGCGGTGCTCGACCTCGCCGAGGCCGACGAGTGGCGCTGCGTGGTGACGTACCGGGGCACGCCGTGCGCATATGTGGCGGTGCCGAGCCCGGGCGCCGGGAGTGGGCCCTCGCTCGTCGAGTCTGCGCTCGCGCGGCATGCCGGGCCCCACATGCGGGAACGAGCCGCGCGGGAAGGCCTTCGCCGCCGCCTCGGTTCCCCGGATCCGCCGGCGCCGCCGCTGCGCCGCAGCGTGGTCGTGTGCACCCACCGTCGCTCGGAGTTCCTCCCCGCGATGCTCGAGAGCCTCGCCCGCCTCGACCCCGCACCCGACGAGGTCATCATCGTCGACAACGATCCCGGGCCCGAGGACTGCCGCATGGCCGCGGAACGCGCCGGGGCACGCTACGTGCGCGAAGACCGGCGTGGCCTGAACAGGGCCCGCGCCACGGGCCTCCGGGCCGCCCGCGGCGACGTCGTGGCGTTCACCGACGACGACTGCATCGTGCCGCCCGGCTGGCTGCGGACACTGCCCGAGGTGTTCGCCGACCCCACCGTCGCGGCCGTGACCGGGCCCGGCTTCGCCCATGAGCTGGAGACGGCACACCAGCTCCACCGCGAGGAGACGGCCGGCTTCGTGAAGGAGTTCAGGCGCCGGACCTTCGACTGGACCAACGTCTGGCCCGTGCACTCCGGCCAGATCGGGACGGGCGCGAACATGATCTTCCGCCGCACGGCCGTGGGCGACCCGGACGCGCTCTTCCCACCGGAGCTCGACGCCGGCACCGCCACCCGCTCCGGCGGCGACCTCTATGCGCTCTTCGCCGTGCTGGCGGCGGGCCACCGGATCGTCTACGACCCCGCGGTCTGGTTCCTGCACCGCCACCGGCCCGACCGGGCGTCGCTGGAGGACACCATCGACGGCTACGGCATCGGCCTCTCGGCGTTCCTCTCGAAGGCGCTGGTCGAGGACCGCGAGATCAGCAGCTTCGCGGTCTGGTGGTGGCTCTGGCGCTCCTACGTGCGCGCGCTGCTCGGCTCGTGGTCGGGATATGGCGATCCCGCGCAGGTCCGGCTGCGCAGCCGCTACCTGCGCGCGGGGTGGCTCGGTATGCCCGCCTGGCTGCGTGCACGCAAGGACGCGGGCGCCGCGGCGCCGCCGGCCGCCGCGGCGCCAGGCCGCACCGAGCCACCCGGTCCTCAGGCGAACCCGCCCGAGGACGTAGCGGTCATCGTCGCGTCGACCAGCCCGGAGCGGCTCGCGCGCTGCCTCCGCGCCCTGGCCACCGAAGCTGCAGCCGAGATCGTGGTTGCGGGCCCCACCCGGCCACCGTCCGGCGTGCGCTGGGTGCAGTGCCAAGACGGCGCAAGCGCCGCGCTCGCCGCCGGGGTGGCCGTGGCCACGGCCACGGTCGTGCTGCTCCTCGACGACCGGCTGACGCCGCGACCGGGGCTCGTGTTCGCGCACGCCCGCGCCCACGCGGGCGCGGAGATCCCGCGTCTTGTGACGGGCTACTCGCCACACCCCCTCCCCGCCCGTCCCGGCCTCGCGTCGATCGCCGCCCGCCTCGAGCGAGAGGACCACTTCCGGCTGATCCGCGAGGCCGCAACGCCCACATGCGCCGGAGTCGAGCTCCGGAACGTCTCGCTGCGGAGGGCGGATCTCGAGCGCATCGGAGGGGTGGACGGCCGGCTGGGTGAGCTTGCCGCGGGCCTCGACCTCGGCATCCGGGCGCTCGCCGCAGGTCTCGAGGTCGTGCACGAGCCGGCCGCGGCGGCCGGCGACGACGTGCACGTGACCACGCGGTCCTATGTCGAAGTGGCGCACACGCGCGGGCGAGGTGCGGCCGCACTCGCCGGCAAGCACCCCGCCGCGGCGGGCGCTCTCGCCGAGCCCCAGCGGGTGCCGGCGCCGCTGGACCGGGTCGCCGTGATCGCGCTGACCTGGCCGTGGGCGCGAGCGGCCGTTCACCCCCTCCTCCACGCGCTCGAGGGGCTCCGGCTGCGGCGCTCGTGGGCCCGTCTCGCCTGGCTGGCCCGCCGCGGCGGCTACCGGCACGGCGTCCGCGTGGCAGCGCCGGGAGGGCTACCGGCTCCCCCCGTCATGCGCGTCGACCTCGACGAGGACGCGCTGATCCCGGCGCCCGGGCCGTGCGCTCCGCTGGTGGACCTCCGGCTCCGCGGCCGGCGCGTGGCGCTCGTGCGCCCTCCCCGCGGTCACTGGCACCATGACCTCTTCGGTGAGGCGCTGGACGGCCTCCGGGACGAGGACGTCAGTCGCATCCCCGCGGCGGCAGCCACCGGCCGCGGCACCGCTGCGCACGCCGTCGCCATCACCGTGGTGCTCACCGACCCGGCGGCGGCACCGACCCTGGCGTCCACGGGCGCCTCGGTCAGCCTCGTGGAGGGAAAGCGGGGCGCGCGGGAACGCTGGCAGGCGATCGACCGGGCGATCCGCTCGGCGCCGACCGAGGCGGTGGCGCTGCCGCTCCCGGGCACGCATCCCTCCCCGGAGTGGCTCGCCGGGGTGCGCGAGGCGCTCGGCGGCGACCGAGTCGCGGCGGCCGTGGGCTGCGGTCTCCATCCACACGAGCGGGCCGGGCCCGTGGGGCTCGTGTCGCGCCGGCTGCGCCACGGCCCGTATGCGATGGGCGGGCGCCCGGCCCAGTTCGTGGCGGTGCGACGCGCGCGCTACGCGGAGCTGGGCGGGTTCGACCCGGCCACCGCCACGCTGGGCTCGCAGGGGCCGGTCCTCGACCTCGTCGAGCGGGCGCTCGAGGCCGGCCTGGTGACCGCCTACTGCGAGACGCCCGGCCTGACACCCGCGGGCGCACATCGGCCCGCGCGCAGCCGCAACGAGTTCGAGGCGTGGGTTGCGCGCGGCGGCCTGCTCGCGCGCGACGCCGCGGCCCTCGGCCCGCTTCGCGGGGTCCCCTGGCTTGCGACCCGTGCGCTTCTCCCCCGCATGCGCATGCTCTGGCTGTCGATCCGTACCGGCGAGCCCAGCGCGCGCCACTGGAGCGGGAGCACCGCCGGCATGATCTGCGGCCTCCTGCTGGCCGCTATGCGATCGCGAGCTCCCGCTCCGCCTCGGCCGGAGCCCGAGCACGCCGGCGCTCCTCGCGCCGCTCGCTCTCCTCGGCCAGCGCCGTGAGCATCTCGGACAGGTCGCCCGTGGACAGGTCGCCCGTGGACAGGTCGAGCGGGTCCGGGCGCGCGCGGACGGGCGCCGCCGAGGCCGCCTGAGGCAGCCGGACGGCGCAGCCCAGCGCGACCAGGCAGAGCGAGCCGCCGGCCGCGTTGCCCAGCGCGAGCTCGGCGGCCCCGTGTCCGACGAGGTTCACGTACGCCATGAGCAGGTTGACCATGACTCCGAGCAGCCACCCGAGCGGCGACTGCCCGGCGGCCGAGCGGCGGCTCACCATGGCGAGGATCTGGGGCACCACCCCGGCGAGGCCGAGCAGGATTGCGAGCGTGGAGACGACGGAGAGGAGAGTCACGGGCGGGTCCTGGAGGGCAGAGGGTTTTCAGGCAGCACAAAGGCCGCTCGAAATGCCGATCGGAGTCGATTGGCGTTCGGGCGGCCCGTGATCGGCGGGGCGGTCTCGACCCCGGCCGAGGGACTTACGTGTCGCGTGGGCTTGCATCCCCCGCGGAGACCGATGCGGCTGTTCCTCACGCAGTATCGGCATTTCGCGCCGGATCTTCAACGGCCCCGGGGCGAAAAGACGCGTCGTGTGACGCTTCGCACGCAGCGGCGGCCTGGGTTACGGTCAGGGCGATGCGCCTGGCGCTTGCGATCGCACTCGCCGCATCCGCACTGGCGGCGGTTCCGCCGGGGACGGCCGCCCAGGAATTCGGAGAGCCCGCCGGCGGCCTCACGGTCTCGGTCCCGCACAGCAACCCACGAGGCACGTCGGGCCCCTTCGTGCACGCCACACCGGGGTCCTCATGCCAGACGGCGCCGATCCCCGGTGGCGGCTTCGTGTCACGCTGCGCGGACTCGCGCTATCCGCTGCCCAAGTCCGGGCGGCTCGGCGCTCTCCCGGGCGAGAACCTTCGTCTGCGCTTCGGGCAGGCGGGCGGCGCCAGGCCCTGCGGCCGCGCAACGGGGCTCGCCGCCGCTGGTGCCCGGGGCTCTACCGCGGGACGGTGGAGCGCCTCGTGCGGCCCGGGCACACAGTCACCGCCGGCAGGTTCGCCTTCCGCGTCCGCTGAGCGCGCGCTTTCGCGGCTAGGGCTTCCCGGCCCCATCCCGGGACCGGACCATGCGGAGTTGACCACCGTATGGGTGGCAAAGTCCGCACGGTTCGGCCCGGACGGTACGAGTCAGCTCAGAGGCCGTGCTCCTCCAGCAGCCGCAGCCACAGCTCGCTGCGGGTGGGGAACGACGGCACGGCGTGCCAGAGGCGCTCGAGCGGCACCTCGGCAACGATCGCGATCGTGGCTGCGTGGATGAAGTCGGCCACCTCCGCGCCCGTGAAGGTGGCGCCCACCAGCACGCGGCGGCCCTCGTCGACCACGATGCGGGCAGTGCCCGGGGCGTTGCGGCCGTAGAAGCTGCCGCCGGCGTTGCCCGAGGTGGAGACGTCGACGGCCCGCACGTCCAGGCCGGCATCGCGCGCCGACGCCAGCGTGTGCCCCACCGCCGCGACCTGGGGGTCCGTGAACACCACGCGCGGGGAGAGCGGGCCGTCCGCCCCGTGCTCGTGGGCGGTCTCGCGCCCGAGGATGCGGTCCGCGGCGATGCGCCCCTGGTACTTGCCCATGTGCGTGAGCAGCACCCTGCCGTTGGCGTCGCCGATGGCGTACAGCCAGTCGATGCCCCCGGCGCGCATGTGGTCGTCCACCTCGACGGGCTCGCCCGGCTCGAGGCCGAGCGTGTCGAGGCCCAGGTCCTCGGTGTGCGGGCGCCGTCCCACGGCCACGAACAGCTCGTCGCCGCTCAGCGTCTGTCCGCCCTCGAGCTCGAGCGCGACGGCGCCGCCCTCACGGCGTGCGGCCGTGGCCTTCACGCCGGTGCGCACCTCCACCCCGCGCTCTCGCAGGGCGTCGGTGACCTGCTCGCTCGCGAACTCCTCCTCGCGCGCGAGCAGGCGATCGAGCGCCTCCACGACGGTCACCTCCGAGCCGAGC contains these protein-coding regions:
- a CDS encoding ABC transporter ATP-binding protein; this encodes MIRLEGVWKAYPRWPAGGRTVRAVAARRAPLLVRRGEQRWVLRDVSAEVGAGQSLGLIGRNGAGKSTLLRLASGLGRPTRGSVSTPPGVASVLTLGDTLDLTLSGRENALTAAIVAGWSRAEARTLVSPALEFAELQEFADAPVRTYSEGMKLRLAFGVIAQLRPEALLVDEVMAVGDLAFQAKCADRIRAMREDGAALVLASHDLRLVERECDQALWLDAGAVRARGDAASVVAAYEEAARQDTIERTPPDGGHGGPLELRRNRVGTQEATIEGVRLPGAVEAGASLTVAIDVRSARGPLLDPIVAVAVHRAPDGPLCVEANTRDEGVAVGRLERGTVTLALDRLDLAPGSYVLDVGLYRADWDVVFDFHWHAYELEVRGRRGGGLLVPPRSWRVDAR
- a CDS encoding ABC transporter permease encodes the protein MHRADPGLTIGGRLGGGDLRRARELVLHLAAREIAARHRFTLLGWAWPLARQLAQLGVLYVVFTSIVDLGIESYAAFLFTGIVAWGWFAAAVSEGADAVVAQRHLVFRPQCPAAVLPVVPVVVALVDALIALPVLLVLVAAGGELHASALFLPVIAAVQLVLSCGIAWLAAATSVYLRDVRQLVGVGLLLLFYLTPVFYDLSRIPDDYEWALRLNPLTTILEAYRAVLIEQRLPDAVPLLIVTAASAAVAAAGLLVFQRLRGGFVDEL
- a CDS encoding glycosyltransferase family 2 protein, whose translation is MEDHAPGRFRRIQTLIVEASGPPAVLDLAEADEWRCVVTYRGTPCAYVAVPSPGAGSGPSLVESALARHAGPHMRERAAREGLRRRLGSPDPPAPPLRRSVVVCTHRRSEFLPAMLESLARLDPAPDEVIIVDNDPGPEDCRMAAERAGARYVREDRRGLNRARATGLRAARGDVVAFTDDDCIVPPGWLRTLPEVFADPTVAAVTGPGFAHELETAHQLHREETAGFVKEFRRRTFDWTNVWPVHSGQIGTGANMIFRRTAVGDPDALFPPELDAGTATRSGGDLYALFAVLAAGHRIVYDPAVWFLHRHRPDRASLEDTIDGYGIGLSAFLSKALVEDREISSFAVWWWLWRSYVRALLGSWSGYGDPAQVRLRSRYLRAGWLGMPAWLRARKDAGAAAPPAAAAPGRTEPPGPQANPPEDVAVIVASTSPERLARCLRALATEAAAEIVVAGPTRPPSGVRWVQCQDGASAALAAGVAVATATVVLLLDDRLTPRPGLVFAHARAHAGAEIPRLVTGYSPHPLPARPGLASIAARLEREDHFRLIREAATPTCAGVELRNVSLRRADLERIGGVDGRLGELAAGLDLGIRALAAGLEVVHEPAAAAGDDVHVTTRSYVEVAHTRGRGAAALAGKHPAAAGALAEPQRVPAPLDRVAVIALTWPWARAAVHPLLHALEGLRLRRSWARLAWLARRGGYRHGVRVAAPGGLPAPPVMRVDLDEDALIPAPGPCAPLVDLRLRGRRVALVRPPRGHWHHDLFGEALDGLRDEDVSRIPAAAATGRGTAAHAVAITVVLTDPAAAPTLASTGASVSLVEGKRGARERWQAIDRAIRSAPTEAVALPLPGTHPSPEWLAGVREALGGDRVAAAVGCGLHPHERAGPVGLVSRRLRHGPYAMGGRPAQFVAVRRARYAELGGFDPATATLGSQGPVLDLVERALEAGLVTAYCETPGLTPAGAHRPARSRNEFEAWVARGGLLARDAAALGPLRGVPWLATRALLPRMRMLWLSIRTGEPSARHWSGSTAGMICGLLLAAMRSRAPAPPRPEPEHAGAPRAARSPRPAP
- a CDS encoding NAD(P)/FAD-dependent oxidoreductase, encoding MSEREVDVVVIGGGPAGEVCAGRLGEAGLEVALVERHLIGGECSYYACMPSKALLRPAEALAEVRRIPGAAEAVSGQIDAGAVLARRDEVVHDLDDSGQLPWLEERGISAVRGHGRLVGERRVAVGDDELLARRAVVIATGSGASVPPIPGLREAEPWTNIEMTTAKAVPGRLLVLGGGVAGVEMAQAWSSLGSEVTVVEALDRLLAREEEFASEQVTDALRERGVEVRTGVKATAARREGGAVALELEGGQTLSGDELFVAVGRRPHTEDLGLDTLGLEPGEPVEVDDHMRAGGIDWLYAIGDANGRVLLTHMGKYQGRIAADRILGRETAHEHGADGPLSPRVVFTDPQVAAVGHTLASARDAGLDVRAVDVSTSGNAGGSFYGRNAPGTARIVVDEGRRVLVGATFTGAEVADFIHAATIAIVAEVPLERLWHAVPSFPTRSELWLRLLEEHGL